Proteins from one Desulfuribacillus alkaliarsenatis genomic window:
- a CDS encoding bifunctional GNAT family N-acetyltransferase/carbon-nitrogen hydrolase family protein, whose translation MKSSLNLTRFEKKIIVRNIREQDIEEILALQKLCFPKMEPWKREHLESHINVFPEGQFCVEFEGKIIGSCSSLIINFDEYDDQHTFDEITDDGYITNHDPDGYNLYGIEVMVHPDYRRMKIGKRLYDARKQLTARLNLKSIIICGRIPNYHQYADTLTPKEYVQEVSKQNIYDPVLTFQLVNEFVVMRINTEYLDDDKASLKYGILMEWNNVDYRPKSKKHFKTSFPIRITVIQYMMKRIYSFDEFATQCEYYVDVGASYQSDFVVFPELLTTQLLSYIEEKSPSKAIRRLTEYTEDYIRLFNELAVKYNVNIIGGSHFVEEDGNVYNISYLFRRDGTIDKQYKIHITPNERRWWGVSQGSEIKVFDTDCGKIAILICYDIEFPELSRIVTEQGANIIFTPYCTDDRQGYLRVRYCAQARAIENQVYTVIAGTVGNLSHAENMDIQYGQSGIFTPSDFTFPRDGVLGECTANVETVVVGDVDTELLRRSRKAGTVTMLKDRRSDLYRIEVFPKAKGKEK comes from the coding sequence ATGAAGTCTTCATTAAATCTTACGCGGTTCGAGAAAAAAATTATCGTTAGAAACATTCGCGAACAAGACATAGAAGAAATTCTAGCTTTGCAGAAACTTTGTTTCCCGAAAATGGAGCCGTGGAAGCGAGAGCATTTAGAAAGTCATATCAATGTGTTTCCAGAAGGACAGTTTTGCGTAGAGTTCGAAGGAAAAATTATCGGCTCATGTTCAAGCCTAATTATTAACTTCGACGAATATGATGATCAGCATACCTTTGATGAAATCACCGATGACGGCTATATCACAAACCATGACCCCGACGGTTATAACCTATACGGGATTGAAGTAATGGTACATCCTGATTATCGTCGCATGAAGATTGGGAAGCGCTTATATGACGCTCGCAAACAATTAACTGCCAGACTTAACTTAAAAAGTATTATAATTTGCGGCCGCATTCCAAACTACCATCAATACGCTGACACGCTAACTCCGAAGGAATATGTACAAGAGGTGAGCAAGCAAAATATTTACGACCCTGTGCTAACCTTTCAGCTTGTGAATGAATTTGTCGTCATGCGTATCAATACTGAATACTTAGATGACGATAAAGCGTCCTTAAAATACGGTATCCTCATGGAGTGGAACAATGTTGATTATCGACCGAAGTCAAAGAAGCATTTTAAAACATCGTTTCCTATAAGAATAACAGTTATCCAATATATGATGAAGCGAATATACAGCTTTGATGAGTTTGCTACCCAGTGCGAATATTATGTCGACGTGGGAGCAAGCTATCAATCAGATTTTGTTGTATTCCCAGAGCTATTAACAACACAGCTATTATCCTATATTGAAGAAAAAAGCCCTAGCAAAGCGATTCGCAGATTAACTGAATATACAGAAGACTATATAAGGCTATTCAATGAACTAGCAGTTAAATATAACGTAAACATAATTGGAGGTTCCCATTTCGTAGAAGAAGATGGTAATGTCTATAACATCTCCTATCTCTTCCGACGCGATGGAACTATAGATAAACAATACAAAATTCATATTACCCCGAACGAAAGAAGATGGTGGGGTGTCTCCCAAGGGAGTGAGATAAAAGTCTTCGATACAGACTGTGGGAAAATTGCTATTCTTATCTGTTATGATATTGAGTTTCCAGAATTGAGTAGAATTGTAACTGAGCAAGGAGCGAACATTATTTTCACTCCATATTGTACAGATGATCGCCAAGGTTATTTACGTGTCCGTTATTGTGCCCAGGCTAGGGCGATTGAAAACCAAGTTTATACAGTAATCGCAGGAACCGTTGGCAATTTATCTCATGCTGAAAATATGGATATTCAATACGGTCAGTCTGGCATATTCACACCATCAGACTTTACGTTTCCAAGGGATGGAGTTCTCGGTGAATGTACAGCAAATGTTGAAACTGTCGTCGTCGGAGATGTCGATACAGAATTGTTACGTCGAAGTCGCAAGGCGGGTACAGTTACAATGCTTAAGGATCGAAGATCTGATTTGTATCGAATAGAAGTTTTCCCTAAAGCCAAAGGGAAAGAAAAATAA
- a CDS encoding small acid-soluble spore protein H: MDSQRAQQIASSPNMVNVTYNGSAIYIEHVDQSNGTATIHALDNPQFKQSVSVNELEEQQ, from the coding sequence ATGGATTCCCAACGCGCTCAACAAATCGCGTCTTCGCCTAACATGGTGAATGTTACTTACAACGGAAGTGCTATTTATATTGAACATGTCGACCAAAGTAATGGTACCGCAACAATTCACGCCCTGGATAACCCACAATTCAAGCAAAGTGTTTCTGTAAATGAATTAGAAGAACAACAGTAA
- a CDS encoding CBO0543 family protein — translation MLKNKENTIQYIVLAIIAIALPLSLLKKPRKDWIIVFFLKGFISSIIALVAVSHKWMEFPRRLLQDIYESSILFDYIVFPALCVWYNQTTYNSKLKGIILQAFVLYSLPMTVLEWWLEKNTNLIKYNKWTWMHTYLSLAITFLFVRGFMAVVRRFSDNRETSEQVNAKGSR, via the coding sequence ATGCTTAAAAACAAAGAAAATACCATTCAGTATATCGTGCTTGCTATTATAGCAATTGCGCTACCATTATCATTATTAAAGAAGCCTCGAAAAGATTGGATTATTGTATTTTTCCTGAAGGGGTTTATTTCAAGCATAATAGCCTTAGTTGCAGTGTCGCATAAGTGGATGGAATTCCCTAGGAGATTGCTTCAAGACATTTATGAGAGCAGCATACTTTTTGATTATATTGTGTTTCCAGCCTTATGCGTTTGGTACAACCAGACAACTTATAATTCAAAGCTAAAGGGAATAATACTTCAAGCTTTTGTGCTATACAGTTTACCAATGACTGTATTAGAATGGTGGTTAGAAAAAAACACAAACTTAATTAAATACAATAAATGGACATGGATGCATACATACTTATCGTTAGCAATCACTTTTTTATTTGTAAGAGGTTTTATGGCTGTTGTCAGAAGGTTTAGTGACAATCGAGAAACCAGCGAGCAAGTAAACGCTAAGGGAAGTCGATAA
- a CDS encoding CBO0543 family protein — MHVATTTIAVIAAYFYGDWRNWERYHATILFFAVGNLLYNFLAANYLLWYFTPDLLPSHSHTEMLYTFIVFPATILMFLNNYPTDTIGKIYRNLKWIAIYGVWEYVFYITGRIEYQYGWTLWWSIAFLCVMFPLLALHPKRPLLTYALSTVVVVFVLWYFDVPVHLPIELRRQY, encoded by the coding sequence ATGCACGTTGCTACCACTACAATTGCCGTTATCGCAGCCTATTTCTATGGTGATTGGAGGAATTGGGAGAGGTATCATGCCACTATCTTGTTTTTTGCGGTGGGCAATTTACTTTACAATTTTCTAGCTGCAAATTATTTATTATGGTACTTCACTCCAGATTTACTTCCAAGTCACAGTCATACAGAAATGTTATACACCTTTATTGTATTTCCTGCAACGATTCTAATGTTCCTTAATAATTACCCAACTGATACGATTGGCAAAATATATAGAAACTTAAAATGGATTGCAATCTATGGTGTGTGGGAATATGTATTTTATATAACTGGAAGAATCGAATATCAGTATGGGTGGACGTTATGGTGGTCAATTGCCTTTCTTTGTGTTATGTTTCCTTTATTGGCATTGCATCCGAAGCGGCCATTGCTAACATATGCTTTATCTACAGTTGTTGTAGTTTTTGTGTTATGGTATTTTGACGTTCCTGTTCACCTACCTATTGAACTAAGGAGACAATATTAA
- a CDS encoding M23 family metallopeptidase — translation MNRKIYIPILIVIFSAAIFYSYEGFSDIYDDRLFPKIEITALEDDISYVELDKSWSYQRINRRWTEEVNFPNTENVPGSTGVEDVLDVAPVFSYNKSIEVSADKVPDRSVLIIREQTTETVKFQDIVNIQELPHPEMNGVFEYILTMEWTDETKQYRGQKTISFPIVLDFPENYQFSREEIIQGDILEITVYYAGNPQDVFVEQSIFEEFRWFSQEGLLRGYIPTNYSTEPGVYQIRYGSKSAGTEYVKDIEVIAHEYRVQNLYIDENIEQQTRNEKAYAEFAKYFNPVRLQSAPVRYYTDSFIIPSKGRLTTEFGQTRYVNDAPTSYRHSGLDIAAPTGTDILATNSGKVVLAMPLILTGNTIVIDHGEGLFSVYFHNHENFVEVGEMVERGQLIGSVGTTGFSTGPHLHFTMSYYNMNLEPGFFLVGQPITFANHREFLQ, via the coding sequence ATGAACAGAAAAATTTATATCCCAATCTTAATCGTAATTTTTTCAGCTGCAATTTTCTATAGCTATGAAGGTTTTAGTGATATCTATGATGATAGATTATTCCCTAAGATAGAAATAACAGCGTTGGAAGATGATATATCATACGTTGAGCTGGATAAAAGCTGGAGCTACCAGCGAATTAACCGACGCTGGACTGAGGAAGTTAATTTCCCTAATACAGAAAACGTCCCTGGGTCAACAGGTGTTGAAGATGTTTTAGACGTAGCGCCAGTTTTCTCATATAACAAGTCAATAGAAGTATCTGCTGATAAGGTACCTGACAGGTCGGTTCTAATAATTAGAGAGCAGACAACCGAGACTGTCAAATTTCAGGATATAGTTAACATTCAAGAGCTTCCGCACCCAGAGATGAATGGTGTATTTGAATATATACTTACTATGGAGTGGACTGATGAAACAAAACAATATCGAGGACAAAAAACAATCAGCTTTCCAATTGTATTAGATTTTCCTGAGAACTATCAATTTTCAAGGGAGGAGATAATTCAAGGAGATATACTTGAGATTACTGTTTATTATGCAGGTAATCCGCAGGATGTATTTGTAGAGCAGTCAATTTTTGAAGAATTTCGTTGGTTCTCCCAAGAGGGATTACTTAGGGGGTATATACCAACAAACTACAGTACAGAGCCAGGTGTATATCAGATAAGATATGGCAGTAAAAGCGCAGGTACAGAGTACGTCAAAGACATAGAGGTAATTGCTCATGAATACCGTGTGCAGAATTTATATATAGATGAGAACATCGAGCAGCAAACCCGTAATGAAAAGGCGTACGCAGAGTTTGCAAAGTATTTTAATCCTGTGCGCCTTCAGTCCGCGCCAGTTCGATATTACACAGACTCCTTTATTATACCGAGTAAGGGACGCTTGACGACAGAATTTGGCCAGACCCGCTATGTTAATGATGCACCTACATCATATAGGCATTCAGGATTAGATATAGCAGCTCCAACTGGCACGGATATACTAGCGACCAATTCTGGCAAGGTTGTATTGGCTATGCCTTTAATCTTAACAGGCAACACCATTGTAATCGACCATGGGGAAGGACTGTTCAGTGTATATTTTCATAATCACGAGAATTTTGTGGAAGTAGGGGAAATGGTTGAGCGTGGACAATTAATCGGTTCGGTTGGAACAACGGGTTTTTCCACGGGTCCACACTTGCATTTTACCATGTCCTATTACAATATGAATTTAGAACCAGGATTTTTCCTTGTTGGACAACCTATAACATTTGCTAATCACCGCGAGTTCTTGCAGTAA
- a CDS encoding alpha/beta hydrolase family protein, producing the protein MSRFTLPVGYHDFHRSKIVNYQLNRWHSLGYCRLEDLKAAAARIEGVDNFKNIMLQEGERALAEDRYINAAFHIRGAEFFVPPHDPDKLNLYNRFIDLFYNKVVNADPVQRVDVPYNSGALPTLRLPSQKEECRGTILIHGGFDSFMEEFYSMAWYFAERGYDVIMFEGPGQGGALKHHRLYWNHEWEKPTSAVLDYYDCKNVTILGISMGAWLCVRAAAFESRIARVIIMGVGYDFLAAVPTPLVALVRFLFKFPGFFDRISWLKARLSQQERWAIHNLLHISGKDSPAAASKLFLDMNATNLHSERVTQDVLLLTGAEDHFGQFNMHLKLHRMQIEALTGARSVADHIFTREEHAHNHCQVGNIGLALDVIAAWLEDVSQNAITARTRGD; encoded by the coding sequence ATGAGCCGTTTTACTCTTCCTGTGGGCTACCACGACTTTCATCGTTCAAAAATCGTCAACTACCAACTTAACCGCTGGCACTCACTAGGCTACTGTCGTCTCGAAGACCTAAAAGCCGCAGCCGCACGTATTGAAGGAGTAGACAACTTTAAGAATATAATGCTACAGGAGGGGGAACGGGCTCTTGCCGAGGATCGTTACATTAACGCTGCCTTTCACATCCGTGGTGCCGAATTTTTTGTCCCGCCACACGACCCTGACAAACTTAATCTATACAACCGCTTTATTGACCTATTCTACAATAAAGTGGTCAATGCAGACCCTGTTCAACGTGTAGATGTACCTTACAACAGCGGCGCTTTACCGACCCTGCGTCTCCCGTCCCAAAAGGAAGAGTGTCGCGGCACAATCCTTATTCATGGCGGCTTTGACTCCTTTATGGAGGAATTCTACTCTATGGCCTGGTATTTCGCTGAGCGCGGCTACGATGTAATTATGTTTGAAGGTCCTGGACAAGGCGGTGCACTCAAACATCACCGACTCTATTGGAACCACGAATGGGAAAAACCAACATCTGCTGTACTTGATTATTACGATTGTAAGAACGTGACTATCTTGGGCATCTCCATGGGTGCGTGGCTCTGCGTCCGAGCTGCCGCATTTGAATCCCGCATCGCACGGGTAATTATCATGGGTGTGGGCTACGATTTCTTAGCTGCAGTGCCTACCCCATTAGTCGCACTAGTTAGATTTTTGTTTAAATTTCCAGGTTTTTTCGACCGTATCAGCTGGCTCAAGGCTCGCCTCAGCCAACAAGAGCGCTGGGCCATTCATAACTTGCTGCACATCAGCGGCAAAGATTCACCAGCCGCAGCATCCAAGCTATTTCTAGACATGAATGCTACTAACCTCCATTCAGAACGGGTGACACAGGACGTGTTGCTGCTAACAGGTGCCGAGGATCACTTCGGCCAATTTAACATGCATCTGAAGCTCCACCGCATGCAAATCGAAGCCTTAACTGGCGCCCGCTCAGTGGCTGACCATATATTCACCCGTGAGGAGCACGCCCATAACCACTGCCAAGTAGGAAACATTGGGCTAGCGCTGGACGTTATAGCAGCTTGGCTAGAAGACGTCTCACAGAATGCTATTACTGCAAGAACTCGCGGTGATTAG
- a CDS encoding cupin domain-containing protein, protein MYHYYKPYPCPYINPSAYPAQASNQYAVHPYYHPGQESTDYAEAEHHHNPHREHHHDQHRMKLKDYGPEPYVVNIEKATKQNDNFRTALWTGEYLQLTLMSIDVGDDIGLEIHHDHDQFIRIEEGEGIVQMGDKKHQLDYYRKVSDDYAIFIPAGKWHNLTNTGRRPLKLYSIYAPPEHPRGTVHKTKRDAEKHHR, encoded by the coding sequence ATGTATCATTATTATAAACCTTATCCGTGCCCTTACATTAATCCGTCGGCATATCCAGCACAAGCTTCTAATCAATATGCAGTACACCCATACTACCATCCAGGGCAAGAATCCACTGACTATGCGGAGGCAGAGCACCATCACAATCCCCATCGCGAGCACCATCATGATCAACACCGTATGAAGCTGAAGGATTATGGCCCAGAGCCATATGTAGTTAACATTGAAAAAGCTACGAAGCAGAACGATAATTTCCGTACTGCTCTGTGGACAGGAGAATACCTACAGCTTACATTGATGAGCATTGATGTCGGTGATGATATTGGATTAGAGATTCATCACGACCATGATCAATTTATACGCATTGAGGAAGGTGAAGGAATCGTTCAGATGGGCGATAAGAAGCATCAGCTAGATTATTACAGAAAAGTCTCCGATGATTATGCCATTTTCATCCCAGCTGGCAAATGGCATAATTTAACTAATACAGGGCGTAGGCCACTTAAGCTTTACTCTATTTATGCACCTCCTGAACATCCTAGGGGTACTGTTCACAAGACTAAGAGAGACGCTGAGAAGCATCACAGATAA
- a CDS encoding MarR family winged helix-turn-helix transcriptional regulator: protein MDKKDKEQYIFGMIFLFANQIQAIADREGGDITLKQWFLLMVIYNMESKSPTINLVADFMGYSRQNAKKMLVILERKGYVKMYPSHTDARAMNVVLTQKSLDYFAETEEFGNKLLKEIFRGIDQEQINMLYDTFKILEGNIHILNQAK, encoded by the coding sequence ATGGATAAAAAGGATAAAGAGCAATATATTTTTGGCATGATTTTTCTTTTTGCCAATCAAATACAAGCCATAGCAGACCGTGAGGGTGGAGATATTACCCTCAAGCAGTGGTTTCTGTTAATGGTAATATACAACATGGAAAGTAAATCGCCTACCATTAATCTAGTTGCGGATTTCATGGGATACTCCAGACAAAACGCTAAAAAAATGCTAGTAATTTTGGAACGAAAAGGTTATGTCAAAATGTATCCTTCACACACAGATGCTAGAGCAATGAATGTGGTTTTGACTCAAAAGAGCTTGGATTATTTTGCCGAAACAGAAGAGTTTGGCAATAAACTGCTTAAGGAGATTTTTCGTGGAATTGACCAAGAACAAATTAATATGTTGTACGATACGTTCAAAATCTTAGAGGGGAATATACATATACTAAACCAGGCTAAGTAA
- a CDS encoding TetR/AcrR family transcriptional regulator produces MVDIDARDRIIKAAIDILAEVDDVDKITVRQIAERANVGVGLINYHFNSKNKLLSIAVSDYMASMAVSLVTSGNDSETEPIEKLKLMLKELYNFAQQNEKIIRFTITQNLLNGEMQTPVFLIPVLKEIFAEQKDEIQLRIIALQILLPIQVTSLNPKEFYVYSGIDLHEESQRNRYIDTLVDNIVFCND; encoded by the coding sequence ATGGTAGATATTGATGCTAGAGATCGGATAATAAAAGCAGCAATAGATATACTGGCTGAAGTGGACGATGTAGACAAGATTACAGTAAGGCAAATAGCCGAACGAGCAAATGTAGGAGTTGGACTGATTAATTATCACTTCAATTCCAAAAATAAATTATTAAGTATTGCTGTCTCTGACTATATGGCTAGCATGGCAGTTAGCCTTGTGACCTCAGGGAATGACTCTGAGACAGAACCGATTGAAAAACTGAAGCTAATGTTAAAAGAATTATATAATTTTGCACAACAAAATGAAAAAATAATAAGGTTTACAATAACGCAAAATTTGCTTAACGGTGAAATGCAGACACCAGTTTTCCTTATTCCTGTGCTTAAAGAAATTTTTGCGGAGCAGAAGGATGAAATTCAATTGAGAATTATTGCGTTACAGATTTTGCTTCCAATACAAGTTACAAGTCTTAACCCTAAAGAGTTTTATGTATACAGTGGGATAGATTTACATGAAGAAAGTCAAAGGAATAGATATATAGACACATTAGTCGATAATATTGTGTTCTGTAACGATTAG
- a CDS encoding alpha/beta fold hydrolase, which yields MRKTIILGTVFALILVSAIVYVQYYKEIATAYQRVSDGSNILVTKNGEIEYSIEGEGIPVLMIHGAGGGYDQGLLMGQTFLGEGYKLIAVSRFGYLGSPFADESTVENQAKLYADLLEHLSIDRVTILGVSAGGPSALQFAYDYPDKSAALILVSAVSMFMGDEIPISTKIVNGIQKSDFAYWLVIKTFRNIFLDLIGVSQEVYSNLNHNDKEFVDKMLEYMHPMSPRRPGNIHEANIRPMSGEAMGELSVPTMILHAKDDTLVTFEHAEFYHKHIDHSELAAFDSGGHGMASELKSIRKYIKDFLEKTY from the coding sequence ATGAGGAAAACAATTATCCTAGGAACGGTGTTTGCACTAATTTTAGTGTCAGCTATTGTATATGTACAATATTACAAGGAAATAGCTACTGCATATCAAAGGGTATCCGATGGAAGTAATATACTAGTTACAAAAAACGGTGAAATAGAGTACTCGATAGAGGGCGAAGGAATTCCTGTCTTAATGATTCATGGCGCAGGTGGAGGTTATGATCAGGGACTTTTAATGGGTCAGACGTTTCTTGGTGAAGGATATAAGCTCATAGCAGTTTCTAGATTTGGTTATCTAGGCTCTCCGTTTGCAGATGAGTCTACGGTGGAAAACCAAGCCAAGCTTTACGCAGATCTTCTTGAACATCTATCCATAGATAGAGTGACAATCCTGGGAGTTTCTGCTGGCGGACCATCTGCGCTGCAATTTGCCTATGACTATCCAGATAAGAGCGCGGCATTAATCCTTGTATCAGCAGTATCTATGTTCATGGGTGATGAAATTCCAATTAGTACGAAGATAGTAAACGGTATCCAAAAATCCGACTTTGCTTACTGGTTAGTTATAAAAACCTTTCGAAACATTTTCCTGGACTTAATTGGTGTCTCCCAGGAGGTATATTCTAACCTTAATCATAACGACAAAGAATTTGTAGATAAAATGCTAGAATATATGCATCCAATGAGTCCACGAAGACCAGGTAATATTCATGAAGCAAATATTAGACCTATGTCTGGCGAGGCTATGGGTGAGTTATCAGTTCCAACAATGATATTACATGCTAAAGACGATACTTTAGTAACCTTTGAACATGCAGAGTTTTACCATAAACATATTGACCATTCTGAACTAGCAGCTTTTGATAGTGGGGGCCATGGTATGGCTTCAGAGTTGAAGTCAATTAGAAAATATATAAAGGACTTTTTAGAAAAAACATATTAA
- a CDS encoding TetR/AcrR family transcriptional regulator, with protein sequence MNIDKKQELLTAALELFYEKGYEKTTINDIINKVGVSKGAFYHYFQSKEEVIETISSNYAEKLANVAMQVLNKAELNALEKLNLLIEQGQKMKNREKENRKKIKQALISDENLKLQKKLMQKISMEFIPFYEQIISEGIEQGIFASTNKKEMAELFINTGHNLNSSTDDLENLYINGTIDATQYKQRLDEKLDFYEEIFTRILKIQRGSIQLKQAYLERLKVK encoded by the coding sequence ATGAATATTGATAAAAAACAAGAGCTTCTAACTGCTGCTTTAGAGCTGTTTTATGAAAAAGGATATGAGAAAACGACGATAAATGACATCATAAATAAAGTAGGAGTATCAAAGGGTGCTTTCTATCATTACTTCCAATCTAAGGAGGAAGTTATAGAAACAATCTCAAGTAATTATGCTGAAAAGCTAGCAAATGTAGCTATGCAAGTGCTTAACAAAGCAGAGCTTAATGCTCTGGAGAAGCTGAACTTATTGATTGAGCAGGGTCAAAAAATGAAAAACAGGGAAAAGGAAAACAGAAAAAAGATAAAACAAGCGTTAATAAGTGATGAAAATTTAAAATTACAAAAAAAGTTAATGCAAAAAATATCGATGGAATTTATACCTTTTTATGAGCAGATCATATCAGAGGGTATTGAACAAGGTATATTCGCTAGTACTAACAAAAAAGAGATGGCAGAGCTTTTTATTAACACAGGGCACAATTTAAATAGTTCAACAGATGATTTGGAAAACCTATACATTAATGGCACAATCGATGCGACGCAATATAAACAAAGATTAGATGAGAAACTAGACTTCTACGAAGAAATATTTACTAGAATCCTAAAAATACAGCGAGGCTCTATTCAACTTAAGCAAGCTTACTTGGAAAGATTAAAGGTTAAATAG